The Anopheles merus strain MAF chromosome 2L, AmerM5.1, whole genome shotgun sequence genome has a segment encoding these proteins:
- the LOC121593444 gene encoding WD repeat-containing protein 92 produces the protein MDSVQMISHIEQSLNYSVYDVKWIPCTAKFVSLGSKPKGTGVVQIYQLNRGTLELVKETEREKSLKCCSFGASKLRTEHLAVGDFAGKLAVYDLERMDAPPVYEVAAHDGIINTLDATGGSTVNCGAPEIVTGGRDGAVKVWDPRQPNDPVANICPASKDCRRDCWAVGFGDSHNAVERVVCSGYDNGDLKLIDLRNLKLRWETNVKNGICAVEFDRKDIRMNKLAVSTLEGGLFVYDMRTQHSQKGFASVREKTVGQSLGSNGVIGGAKSTVWTVKHLPQNRDIFVTGGGSGNVRIWLYHYPEKRVTTPSDGEEQGVAGTLEMLHATTLSTQPVHTFDWSPDRQGLAVCGSFDQTVRVLITTNLNLH, from the exons ATGGATTCCGTACAGATGATATCGCACATCGAACAATCGCTCAACTATTCCGTGTACGACGTCAAATGGATACCCTGCACGGCGAAGTTTGTGTCGCTCGGGTCGAAACCGAAAGGCACGGGCGTGGTGCAAATATACCAGCTCAACCGTGGCACGCTCGAGCTGGTGAAGGAGACGGAGCGAGAAAAGTCGCTGAAATGCTGCTCGTTCGGTGCCTCCAAGCTGCGCACCGAGCACCTGGCGGTGGGTGATTTTGCCGGTAAGCTGGCCGTGTACGATCTGGAACGAATGGACGCACCGCCGGTGTACGAGGTGGCCGCTCACGATGGGATCATCAATACGCTGGACGCAACCGGCGGCTCAACGGTGAACTGTGGTGCGCCGGAAATTGTGACCGGTGGGCGGGACGGTGCGGTAAAGGTGTGGGACCCGCGTCAACCGAACGATCCGGTCGCAAACATTTGCCCGGCCAGCAAAGACTGCCGGCGAGACTGTTGGGCGGTCGGGTTTGGCGATTCGCACAACGCGGTGGAGCGTGTCGTTTGCTCCGGGTACGATAATGGCGATCTGAAGCTGATCGATCTGCGCAATCTGAAGTTGCGCTGGGAGACGAACGTAAAGAACGGCATCTGTGCGGTCGAGTTCGATCGGAAGGATATACGGATGAACAAGCTGGCGGTAAGCACGCTGGAGGGAGGGCTGTTTGTGTACGACATGCGCACGCAGCATTCGCAGAAAGGGTTCGCTTCGGTGCGGGAGAAGACGGTCGGACAATCGCTGGGCTCGAACGGTGTGATCGGCGGGGCCAAATCGACCGTCTGGACGGTGAAGCATCTGCCGCAGAACAGGGACATCTTTGTGACCGGCGGTGGGTCGGGCAATGTGCGCATATGGCTTTA CCACTATCCGGAAAAACGGGTCACAACGCCGTCGGACGGGGAAGAGCAGGGCGTTGCAGGAACGCTGGAAATGTTGCACGCTACCACGCTGTCCACGCAACCCGTGCACACCTTCGACTGGAGCCCGGACCGCCAGGGACTGGCCGTGTGCGGATCGTTCGACCAAACCGTGCGTGTGCTCATAACAACCAATTTGaatttgcattaa
- the LOC121593442 gene encoding tetratricopeptide repeat protein 27, with protein sequence MRARELEIRFPAQSPATMDSLLASLKQRNASEPSGRFYAALLQADWSTLLNSSTFAEVLKHETLQTDASSEELLHLAIGSLLAFVQYNFLGPREKHAEGQRQQQFDLIAQLGSDGEELNVNVERADCLLVCKKIFERLVNLATEPKEAPSEQYCLRLWYQRYLLIHQRCMDDLTHSLYERFNTNVAALEAAVADADKATKVETFLEILFGFVQFKRITKSEQWLQKLEAVSSVTLSVEGVLGVRTKFQQNPLPQLTLRLQGVSELGLPGAVETHGHLKLPAILKLEDEVRLEKVKFMSEQENEDVQLPALVQNMVLGKVYFLYVSQPKEQLTLEEIQPYITSLVYQQHGPWATRVATLFLNATTEATHKRTVDRSLRQIEELVQQLDTPSGETAAIPIADRLSMVFSSWPIASWQMKEKLADVMVSLGMVKGALDIYQQVQSWENVIDCYTVLEMRHLAATVINQLIERNGPSVRLYCMLGDATDEVDCYRRAWELSNEKSAKAQRHWGNYYFARKDYAAAIEHLRRSIEINCLQERILLRLGYSALQLERWEEAAYAYRLYTSLESHGFEPWNNLAKAYIMLGEKARAHKVLQEALKCNFSNWKVWENYLLVCVDTRNVGDALNAYERLLELKERHYDKEVLELVVRAIVLGEKDADGVSCGRLRQKAIKLLGHACAQQPNNGYLYELAAELEDADLLKRCQKLQNAYRGYTQSNSQWSKAPESALTVVNLSVELCERSLKAFVDGRQETDRLVPLRSQLSSARLSGQACLRSASKEAWPECAEPLAALERLVEQMTTQLKEAMAQ encoded by the exons ATGCGTGCACGAGAGTTGGAAATACGATTCCCCGCTCAATCACCTGCCACGATGGATTCCTTGCTGGCGAGCTTAAAACAACGCAACG CCTCCGAACCTTCCGGCCGGTTCTATGCGGCTCTGCTACAAGCTGACTGGAGCACGCTGCTCAACTCCAGCACGTTCGCCGAAGTGCTCAAGCATGAAACGCTCCAAACCGATGCTTCCAGTGAGGAACTGCTTCACCTGGCCATCGGCAGCTTGCTAGCCTTTGTCCAGTACAACTTCCTTGGCCCGCGGGAAAAACACGCCGAAGGACAGCGGCAGCAACAATTCGACCTTATAGCCCAGCTAGGTTCCGATGGAGAGGAGCTGAACGTGAACGTAGAGCGTGCGGACTGTTTGCTTGTCTGTAAGAAGATATTCGAGCGTCTCGTTAATCTCGCCACGGAGCCGAAAGAAGCGCCCTCCGAGCAGTACTGCTTGCGACTCTGGTATCAGCGCTATTTGCTCATCCATCAGCGCTGTATGGACGATCTTACCCACAGTCTGTACGAACGGTTCAACACGAATGTGGCCGCACTGGAGGCAGCCGTAGCCGATGCGGACAAAGCAACGAAAGTGGAAACCTTTCTAGAGATACTGTTCGGATTTGTGCAGTTTAAGCGCATTACAAAGTCGGAACAGTGGCTCCAGAAGCTGGAAGCCGTCTCGTCCGTTACCCTGTCGGTGGAGGGTGTGCTGGGAGTGCGCACCAAGTTCCAGCAGAACCCACTGCCCCAGCTCACCCTGCGGCTGCAGGGCGTCAGCGAGCTGGGACTGCCCGGTGCGGTGGAAACGCACGGCCATCTGAAGCTGCCGGCGATACTGAAGCTCGAGGATGAGGTGCGGCTGGAAAAGGTTAAGTTTATGAGCGAGCAGGAGAACGAGGACGTGCAGCTGCCCGCGCTGGTACAGAACATGGTGCTGGGGAAGGT ATACTTTCTGTACGTGTCGCAGCCGAAGGAGCAATTGACGCTGGAAGAGATACAACCGTACATCACGTCGCTCGTTTACCAGCAGCACGGACCGTGGGCGACCCGTGTGGCCACCCTTTTCCTCAACGCCACCACCGAGGCAACGCACAAGCGCACGGTCGACCGATCGTTGCGCCAGATCGAggagctggtgcagcagcttGACACACCTTCGGGTGAAACGGCCGCCATCCCGATAGCGGACCGGTTGTCGATGGTGTTCAGCTCGTGGCCCATCGCCAGCTGGCAGATGAAGGAAAAGCTGGCCGACGTGATGGTCAGCCTGGGCATGGTGAAGGGTGCGCTTGACATTTACCAGCAGGTGCAGAGCTGGGAGAACGTGATCGACTGCTACACGGTGCTCGAGATGCGCCATCTCGCCGCCACCGTCATCAATCAGCTGATCGAACGGAACGGCCCCTCGGTCCGGCTGTACTGCATGCTCGGTGACGCTACGGACGAGGTGGACTGCTACCGGCGTGCCTGGGAGCTGTCCAATGAGAAGAGTGCGAAAGCGCAACGGCACTGGGGCAACTATTACTTCGCGCGCAAGGACTACGCGGCCGCGATCGAGCATCTGCGCCGTTCGATCGAGATAAACTGCCTGCAGGAACGGATCCTGCTGCGGCTCGGGTACTCCGCCCTGCAGCTGGAGCGGTGGGAGGAGGCCGCTTACGCCTACCGGCTGTACACCTCGCTCGAGAGCCACGGGTTCGAGCCGTGGAACAATCTCGCCAAGGCGTACATCATGCTGGGGGAAaaggcgcgcgcgcacaaGGTGCTGCAGGAGGCGCTCAAGTGCAACTTCAGCAACTGGAAGGTGTGGGAAAACTATCTGCTCGTGTGTGTCGATACGCGCAACGTTGGCGATGCGTTGAACGCGTACGAGCGGCTGCTCGAGCTGAAGGAGCGCCACTACGACAAGGAGGTGCTGGAACTGGTCGTGCGTGCGATCGTGCTGGGGGAAAAGGATGCCGATGGGGTGTCGTGCGGCCGGCTGAGGCAGAAAGCGATCAAGCTGCTCGGTCATGCCTGTGCCCAGCAGCCCAACAATGGGTATCTGTACGAGCTGGCGGCCGAGCTGGAAGATGCGGACCTGCTGAAGCGCTGCCAAAAGCTGCAGAACGCGTACCGCGGCTACACGCAGTCCAACAGTCAGTGGTCTAAAGCGCCGGAGAGCGCTCTGACGGTGGTGAACCTAAGCGTTGAGCTTTGCGAACGTTCGCTGAAGGCATTTGTGGATGGAAGGCAGGAGACGGACCGGTTAGTGCCGCTACGATCGCAGCTCTCTTCGGCCCGGCTCAGTGGGCAGGCGTGCTTACGCTCCGCTAGCAAGGAAGCGTGGCCAGAGTGTGCCGAACCGTTGGCGGCGCTGGAACGTTTGGTGGAACAAATGACAACGCAATTGAAGGAAGCGATGGCCcaatag
- the LOC121593143 gene encoding DDB1- and CUL4-associated factor 8-like, whose protein sequence is MDESGSKGGGGDKETDEKSPPKKAKTVHHPQPSTSSSSSSSLSGRAASSSNMASTSSATATESKSASASAPEDRQSESTANDPPPAQRNRHPASAAPAAAANVRSRTPSRDRNAAERNASSSSDEDAAVDDAYFHHLEQSVRRLVHRNVRNLGSLRSRQRNDGDEGGDGAANAAADDNEAGSGSDGGDHRDAIRIRNQLADNIAELLAPGFLPNELDYETPSEVDSAEADLYDDEDNNWPAGGLQRRRRLFGMEEVNHLSSDSSHSSLSSASTASSSSDGSESYIQSSESDFVSIQEPSDQCDENVHNLECLQTSSVKCKWNIVREISQRQHGIAFHRPPATVGRYNPIQFQTRAYGSVHLIQRLGLLHKLAHHTGCVNSLNFHPSGKLLASGSDDLRINLWHWESKKLLKSIRSGHKNNVFQTKFMTCDGYGSEIEIISTGRDGHVRHTTVKSCGQAVTKVIFRSQHPIHKVAIPARNDLTFLMAGEDEKVRLCDMRQAKMQTVVDVGLRLYSIATHPYDTEFCVSGSGSAVRVYDLRRAQKPLRMLFVGEQGEGLRSYSSITCAVYNHDGTEILASYSDDDIYLFKLAEAQAEMVIPTERFRGHCNVQTIKGVSFFGPRSEFVVSGSDCGYVYIWEKSSRRIVNWLRSNPGEVVNCLEPHPAFPILATSGVDNDIKVWVPKGLRDEQTAPVFEWNDLKRYVRRNVHSRTQHRNDFSIRSASNLSRIFPAFAYGPRASLFDTLDDDDEPVRPRLDCNPS, encoded by the exons ATGGACGAAAGCGGCTCGAAAGGCGGCGGCGGTGATAAGGAGACTGACGAGAAGAGTCCACCGAAGAAGGCGAAAACCGTCCATCATCCGCAACCCTCaacatcgtcgtcgtcatcatcatcgctgtCCGGCAGGGCAGCTTCTTCGTCCAATATGGCGTCCACTTCCAGCGCCACAGCCACAGAAAGCAAAAGTGCTTCAGCAAG TGCACCGGAAGACCGGCAAAGTGAGTCCACCGCCAACGATCCACCACCGGCGCAACGAAACCGGCACCCGGCGagtgctgctcctgctgccgctgctaaTGTCCGGAGCCGTACCCCTTCCCGGGATCGCAATGCCGCCGAAAGGAACGCCTCGTCCTCGAGCGATGAGGACGCAGCGGTCGACGATGCCTACTTTCATCATCTGGAGCAGTCGGTGCGCCGGTTGGTGCATCGCAACGTGCGCAATCTAGGTAGCCTGCGCTCCCGGCAACGTAACGATGGCGACGAGGGGGGAGACGGTGCAGCGAATGCGGCGGCCGACGATAATGAAGCGGGCTCGGGCAGCGATGGCGGTGATCACCGGGACGCAATTCGTATTCGGAATCAG CTGGCCGATAATATTGCGGAACTGCTGGCGCCTGGCTTTTTACCCAACGAGTTAGATTACGAAACGCCCTCGGAGGTGGACAGTGCCGAGGCGGACCTGTACGACGACGAGGATAACAACTGGCCGGCGGGTGGGTTGCAGCGCAGGCGGCGATTGTTTGGGATGGAGGAGGTAAACCATCTGTCCTCCGACTCTTCCCACTCAAGCCTTTCGTCCGCTTCCACCGCATCGTCCAGCTCGGACGGTTCCGAATCGTACATACA GTCCAGTGAATCGGATTTCGTTTCGATCCAAGAACCGTCCGATCAGTGTGACGAGAATGTGCATAATCTAGAATGTCTGCAGACGAGCTCCGTGAA GTGCAAATGGAACATAGTGCGCGAGATAAGCCAGCGGCAGCACGGTATAGCGTTCCATCGGCCACCCGCCACCGTCGGACGGTACAATCCGATCCAGTTCCAGACGCGCGCCTACGGTTCGGTGCACCTCATCCAGCGGCTAGGGCTGCTGCACAAGCTGGCCCACCATACCGGGTGCGTCAACTCGCTCAACTTCCACCCGTCCGGCAAGCTGCTGGCGAGCGGGTCGGACGATCTGCGCATCAACCTGTGGCACTGGGAGTCGAAGAAGCTGCTCAAATCGATCCGCAGCGGCCACAAGAACAACGTCTTCCAGACCAAGTTCATGACGTGCGACGGGTACGGGAGCGAGATCGAGATCATCTCGACCGGGCGCGACGGGCACGTGCGCCACACGACGGTGAAATCGTGCGGGCAGGCGGTCACCAAGGTGATCTTCCGGTCGCAGCACCCAATCCACAAGGTGGCCATACCGGCCCGGAACGATCTGACCTTCCTGATGGCGGGCGAGGACGAGAAGGTGCGCCTGTGCGATATGCGCCAGGCGAAGATGCAAACGGTGGTCGACGTCGGGTTGCGGCTGTACAGCATCGCCACCCATCCATACGATACGGAGTTTTGCGTGTCCGGCAGTGGCAGCGCGGTGCGCGTGTACGATCTACGGCGGGCGCAGAAACCGCTCCGGATGCTGTTTGTCGGCGAGCAGGGCGAAGGG CTACGAAGCTATTCCAGCATCACGTGCGCAGTATACAACCACGACGGGACGGAGATTCTTGCCAGCTACAGTGACGATGATATCTATCTGTTTAAACTGGCCGAAGCGCAGGCGGAAATGGTGATTCCGACCGAACGATTCAGGGGCCACTG CAACGTGCAAACCATCAAGGGCGTCAGCTTCTTCGGACCGCGCTCGGAGTTCGTGGTGAGTGGCAGCGACTGTGGGTACGTGTACATCTGGGAGAAGAGCAGCCGGCGGATCGTCAACTGGCTGCGCAGCAATCCGGGCGAGGTGGTCAACTGTCTCGAGCCGCATCCGGCCTTCCCGATACTGGCCACCTCGGGCGTGGACAACGACATCAAGGTGTGGGTACCGAAGGGGCTGCGCGACGAGCAGACTGCGCCCGTCTTCGAGTGGAACGATCTGAAGCGATACGTGCGGCGCAACGTGCACAGCCGCACGCAGCACCGGAACGACTTTTCGATCCGCTCGGCCTCGAACCTGTCCCGCATCTTTCCGGCGTTTGCGTACGGTCCGCGCGCGTCCCTCTTCGATACGctcgatgacgacgatgaacCGGTCCGGCCGCGGTTAGACTGTAATCCTTCGTAA
- the LOC121593144 gene encoding proline-rich protein PRCC, with the protein MSLVAYEYSSDDGSDQEEQEETKQPVASAPVKQNGTPNVPSSSTQSATLEDQEPDVDELPKHSLHLPAPKLLNDLRIEEEDDEFLHKKAIPANIPVPKPPPAKPKVRNGKVQITIPSMKDFDDVETRDTKKEKPIIGAAMPKKTTSLLSMLPKPRTALFDPKPSPAASGSAPASATFSKRLVPDSVANRPRNVPLSAQTQSNSRPTGAKPAKPGAGSSAQPPDNSDEEEEDEQMVDFFSFNKVDELPTVSTNEISAMVAKKAAKIAENVRKYTEPEEPSDGGDTSGVASGAYDTAQPHQPAEEDLASETALAALIGGNRAKRARLEEVDLIEITSADIVPTKEDFLRRQLQDETGYVPTGHLVGDWTCTSKRKSHITQLASKAQANAQELEAMWAANRQSRRQTQSKYGF; encoded by the coding sequence ATGTCCCTTGTGGCCTACGAATACAGCAGCGATGATGGTTCGGATCAAGAGGAACAGGAAGAAACTAAACAACCAGTGGCCAGTGCTCCCGTCAAACAGAACGGCACTCCGAACGTTCCATCCAGCAGCACACAAAGCGCCACACTGGAAGATCAGGAGCCGGATGTTGATGAACTGCCGAAGCATAGCTTACACCTTCCAGCTCCCAAACTCCTGAACGACCTACGCatcgaggaggaggatgacGAGTTCCTGCACAAGAAGGCAATCCCGGCCAACATTCCCGTACCGAAGCCTCCGCCCGCCAAGCCCAAGGTTCGCAACGGCAAGGTACAGATCACCATCCCCTCGATGAAGGACTTCGACGACGTCGAGACACGCGAtacgaaaaaggaaaagccCATCATCGGTGCTGCAATGCCCAAAAAGACGACCAGCCTGCTCAGCATGCTGCCGAAGCCCAGAACGGCACTGTTTGACCCGAAACCGTCGCCCGCAGCATCCGGAAGCGCTCCAGCTAGTGCCACCTTCAGCAAGCGACTCGTACCGGATTCCGTTGCCAATCGGCCGCGCAATGTCCCACTGAGTGCTCAAACCCAGTCCAACAGCCGACCAACCGGCGCAAAACCAGCCAAACCGGGAGCCGGATCATCCGCGCAACCACCGGACAACAGTgacgaggaggaagaggacgaACAAATGGTAGATTTCTTCTCGTTCAACAAAGTCGATGAGCTGCCCACCGTCAGCACGAACGAAATCAGTGCGATGGTGGCGAAAAAGgcagcgaaaatcgcagaaaacGTGCGGAAGTACACCGAGCCGGAAGAGCCGTCGGACGGTGGGGATACGAGCGGCGTCGCTAGCGGCGCGTACGATACGGCCCAGCCGCACCAGCCAGCGGAGGAGGATTTGGCGAGTGAAACTGCACTGGCCGCCCTGATCGGTGGCAATCGGGCCAAGCGTGCCCGGCTGGAGGAGGTCGATCTGATCGAAATCACGTCCGCGGACATCGTCCCGACGAAGGAGGACTTTCTGCGCCGGCAGCTGCAGGACGAGACGGGCTACGTGCCGACCGGCCATCTCGTGGGCGACTGGACCTGCACCAGCAAGCGGAAATCGCACATCACTCAGCTGGCGAGCAAGGCGCAGGCTAATGCGCAAGAGCTGGAGGCAATGTGGGCCGCGAACCGGCAGTCCCGGCGCCAAACGCAGAGCAAGTACGGGTTTTGA
- the LOC121593375 gene encoding general transcription factor IIE subunit 1, with protein sequence MGDQRYVTEIPSSLKQLARFVVRGFYTIEDALVVDMLVRNPCMKEDDICELLKFERKMLRARIAILRNDKFLQVRLKMETGPDGKAQKVNYYFINYKTFVNVVKYKLDHMRKRMETEERDATSRASFKCSNCKKTFTDLEADQLFDFATSEFRCTYCGNTVDEDSSALPKKDSRLLLAKFNEQLQPLYDLLRQVEGIKLAPEILEPEPVDIDTIRGIAKPSTKAPTEQWSGEATRSSGFVVEETRVDITIGDSDTIDTATQRKDRPVWMTESTVISNDMDDNSVDAILEKAAFTSTQPPSGGGSGAAGTNSTTATNVISSRSRKDADDIMSVLLQHEKQSASSAANEAVRGLGQSNDGGNSSDTSDDDRDIESAEIPSVEIMDSASDDDMPTVTVAGKPYPLDEINDTLIADMTPQEKETYIQVYQDHFSHIYD encoded by the exons atggGTGACCAACGGTACGTGACGGAGATACCGAGCAGCCTGAAACAGCTGGCCCGGTTCGTGGTCCGCGGGTTCTACACGATCGAGGACGCACTCGTGGTCGATATGCTGGTGCGCAATCCCTGCATGAAGGAGGACGACATCTGCGAGTTGCTCAAGTTCGAGCGCAAGATGCTGCGCGCCCGGATAGCGATACTGCGCAATGACAAATTTCTCCAGGTGCGGCTCAAGATGGAAACCGGGCCGGACGGGAAGGCGCAGAAGGTGAACTACTACTTCATCAACTACAAAACGTTTGTGAACGTGGTCAAGTACAAGCTGGACCATATGCGCAAGCGGATGGAGACGGAGGAGCGGGACGCAACGAGCCGGGCGAGCTTCAAGTGCTCCAACTGCAAAAAGACGTTCACCGATCTCGAGGCGGACCAGCTGTTCGACTTTGCGACGAGCGAGTTCCGCTGCACGTACTGTGGCAACACGGTGGACGAGGACAGTTCCGCGCTGCCGAAGAAAGACTCAAGACTGCTACTAGCCAAGTTTAACGAGCAGCTGCAGCCGCTGTACGATCTGCTGCGGCAGGTCGAGGGTATTAAGCTGGCGCCCGAAATACTAGAACCAGAACCAGTAGATATAGACACCATACGGGG GATTGCCAAACCCTCCACCAAAGCACCGACGGAGCAATGGTCCGGCGAAGCCACCCGGTCCAGCGGGTTTGTCGTGGAGGAGACGCGGGTAGACATTACGATCGGGGATAGCGATACGATCGACACGGCGACGCAGCGCAAGGACCGGCCAGTCTGGATGACCGAATCGACCGTCATCTCGAACGACATGGACGACAACTCGGTCGACGCCATACTGGAGAAGGCTGCCTTTACCTCAACGCAGCCGCCCTCGGGTGGCGGTTCGGGCGCGGCGGGTACGAACAGCACCACCGCCACGAACGTGATATCGAGCCGCAGCCGGAAGGATGCGGACGACATTATGTCGGTGCTGTTGCAGCACGAAAAGCAGAGCGCGAGCAGTGCGGCGAACGAGGCGGTGCGCGGTCTCGGCCAGAGCAACGACGGCGGTAACTCGAGTGATACGAGCGACGACGACCGGGACATCGAGAGTGCGGAGATACCGAGCGTGGAGATCATGGACTCGGCGTCCGACGATGACATGCCGACGGTAACGGTCGCCGGCAAGCCATACCCGCTGGATGAGATCAATGACACGCTGATAGCGGACATGACGCCGCAGGAAAAGGAAACCTACATCCAGGTGTACCAGGACCATTTCAGTCACATTTACgattaa